In Candidatus Babeliales bacterium, the following proteins share a genomic window:
- a CDS encoding ParA family protein encodes MRSIAIINQKGGSGKTTTTVNLAAALAEKKRKVLVIDLDPQASTTQWFGFSSTEKGIYSAFVENVSLASIVAATAYKNISLVPSSTWLIGVEKLLAHEVGSETLLKHHIEQMGSTTFDYILIDCPPTLGVLTVNALSAVHEVIVPVETRFMALSGLVQLLQTIEVIKQRLNPELAIAGIVPCRVDARTKHAKEVIDELKNNFKDMLFKTAIRENIKLSEASSFSEPIFSYDDASHGAADYRAFAKEVMKQEVI; translated from the coding sequence ATGCGTTCGATAGCGATTATTAATCAAAAGGGCGGTAGCGGCAAAACAACCACGACAGTAAATTTGGCAGCTGCACTTGCAGAAAAAAAAAGAAAAGTGCTCGTAATCGATCTTGATCCGCAAGCATCCACCACGCAGTGGTTCGGTTTTTCTAGCACCGAAAAAGGCATTTATAGTGCATTTGTTGAAAATGTTTCTCTTGCCTCAATCGTTGCAGCAACGGCATACAAAAATATATCGTTGGTTCCATCTTCTACATGGCTTATTGGCGTCGAGAAATTATTGGCGCATGAAGTTGGCTCTGAGACGCTGTTAAAGCATCATATTGAGCAAATGGGCAGCACAACATTCGATTATATTCTTATTGATTGTCCCCCAACGCTAGGTGTTTTAACGGTGAATGCGTTATCTGCAGTTCATGAAGTTATCGTACCGGTGGAAACTCGCTTTATGGCGCTTTCTGGGCTTGTGCAATTATTGCAAACGATTGAAGTAATTAAACAACGTCTTAATCCTGAACTTGCTATTGCGGGAATTGTTCCGTGCCGCGTTGATGCTCGCACAAAGCATGCAAAAGAAGTTATCGATGAGTTGAAAAATAATTTTAAAGATATGCTTTTCAAAACTGCTATTCGAGAAAATATTAAACTTTCGGAAGCTTCTTCATTTAGCGAGCCGATTTTTTCTTATGATGATGCAAGCCACGGCGCAGCCGATTATCGCGCATTTGCAAAAGAAGTAATGAAACAAGAAGTGATATAA
- a CDS encoding ABC transporter permease, with protein sequence MLIRWHCIAGVIERHVLLQFRDLYRIIDNFYWPMFDVILWGFMSLWVTERDGNKSPEIMLAILGGVFLWNMLYRSSLEVSVNLTEELWSRNLINLFSTPLTISEWLCSLLVMGVIRVLLTVAVLSAAIFFIFNVNVFSIGLPMLWCILLQMISGWSIGIICAALIIYWGHTVQSLPWPMGWFFAPFCGAFAPIEVMPAWIQKISAFIPMTYTFIAMRGAIAGEPVEIFLLKGLLLNLFYLMCALFLFFYLFKLSKVYGLERLED encoded by the coding sequence ATGCTTATTAGATGGCATTGCATAGCTGGCGTTATTGAGCGGCACGTGCTTTTGCAGTTTAGAGATTTATATCGCATTATTGATAATTTTTATTGGCCGATGTTTGACGTCATCCTTTGGGGATTTATGAGTTTGTGGGTAACCGAACGGGACGGCAATAAATCTCCAGAAATCATGTTGGCTATTCTGGGCGGTGTTTTTCTTTGGAATATGCTTTATCGCTCAAGTTTAGAAGTTTCGGTAAATCTGACCGAGGAACTTTGGAGCAGAAATTTAATTAATCTTTTTTCAACCCCGCTTACTATTTCTGAATGGCTTTGCAGTCTTTTAGTAATGGGGGTAATTCGTGTGCTGTTGACCGTTGCAGTGCTTTCTGCGGCGATTTTTTTTATTTTTAACGTTAATGTGTTCAGTATCGGATTGCCGATGCTCTGGTGCATTTTACTGCAAATGATTTCTGGTTGGTCGATCGGCATTATTTGCGCGGCGCTTATTATTTATTGGGGCCACACGGTTCAATCGCTGCCGTGGCCCATGGGTTGGTTCTTTGCGCCGTTTTGTGGTGCGTTTGCTCCTATTGAAGTGATGCCTGCATGGATTCAAAAAATAAGTGCATTTATCCCGATGACCTATACGTTTATAGCAATGCGTGGAGCGATCGCGGGTGAGCCTGTTGAGATTTTTCTCTTAAAAGGTTTGCTGCTGAATCTCTTTTATTTAATGTGCGCGCTTTTTCTCTTTTTCTATTTGTTTAAATTAAGCAAGGTGTATGGGCTCGAGCGACTCGAAGATTGA
- a CDS encoding ABC transporter ATP-binding protein, translating into MHCVLQVRQLTKIFHSSSWFKKGHPFVAVDQISFSIEKGEILGLLGPNGAGKSTTMQMLLGTLTPTGGSISYFGQNFATHQATVMEKIGYATGYAKLPSKFTVWENLRIIGKLYGLSAEQARFKSEELLSAFNVSHLLDRYTGGLSAGQMTRVMLTKAFLSSPELVLLDEPTASLDPDVVESVRYFLLDQQKKSNVSILLASHDMNEVAHVCDRVLVLKQGTIIAHDTPDKLAATVSKSRVKITIVRNLPLLIDELEKQGVQFVVHDHDLDITIDEQAISGLFSTCSRLGVSYSHIAIEKPTLEDYFLTIARKNI; encoded by the coding sequence ATGCATTGTGTATTGCAGGTTCGGCAATTAACAAAAATTTTTCATTCTTCTTCATGGTTTAAAAAAGGTCATCCTTTTGTCGCGGTAGATCAAATATCGTTCTCTATTGAAAAAGGTGAAATCCTCGGCCTTTTGGGGCCAAACGGCGCTGGAAAATCTACTACTATGCAAATGCTTCTCGGTACGCTTACGCCGACCGGGGGCAGTATTAGTTATTTTGGGCAGAATTTTGCTACGCATCAAGCGACCGTGATGGAAAAAATAGGATATGCGACAGGATACGCAAAGCTGCCATCAAAGTTTACCGTATGGGAAAATTTGCGCATTATCGGCAAGCTTTACGGTTTATCTGCCGAGCAAGCGCGCTTTAAAAGTGAAGAGCTACTAAGCGCATTTAACGTTTCTCATTTGCTTGATCGATATACAGGTGGTTTATCTGCAGGGCAGATGACGCGCGTTATGCTCACCAAAGCTTTTTTATCAAGCCCTGAGCTTGTTCTCCTTGATGAACCTACCGCATCGCTTGATCCCGATGTAGTTGAAAGTGTTCGGTACTTCTTGCTTGATCAGCAAAAAAAATCTAATGTTTCAATCCTTTTAGCTTCTCACGATATGAACGAAGTTGCGCATGTTTGTGATCGCGTATTAGTTCTTAAGCAAGGAACGATTATTGCCCACGATACACCAGATAAATTAGCGGCTACCGTTTCAAAATCGCGTGTAAAAATAACGATCGTGCGTAATCTTCCATTATTAATTGATGAGCTTGAAAAGCAGGGTGTCCAATTTGTTGTTCACGATCATGATCTGGATATTACCATCGATGAGCAGGCAATTAGTGGGCTCTTTTCAACATGCTCCCGATTGGGCGTTTCTTATTCGCACATTGCGATAGAAAAACCGACGCTTGAAGATTATTTTTTAACGATCGCACGAAAAAATATATAA
- a CDS encoding DMT family transporter — MFSIIFLYALCASSFTLCKAVLMYSKPIFFVGVRMIAAGLLLTGGWVFYHRKMPTIAREDRWKFSAIVLFHIYAAYVLDLWALQGLTSFKSSFFFNLSPFITALLSYYLFSERLTVKKWLGLTIGILGFLPELIQHIPQEELFGSVLFFSLPEIAMLGAVVSSCYGWTIMRDLMQTNRYSPVEINGIGMLGGGALALLTSLIFEGWQPLPVSSWGPFIALTATIIVIVNGIFYNWYGSLLKIYTATFLSFAGFLCPLFAALFGVVFLHEQLTWTFFFSSAVVVVGLYLFYQEELREGFTRMKHRDAVPSVTP; from the coding sequence ATGTTTTCAATAATCTTCCTTTATGCATTATGTGCAAGTAGTTTCACGTTATGTAAAGCGGTTCTTATGTATAGTAAGCCAATTTTTTTTGTTGGCGTACGTATGATAGCTGCAGGATTATTGTTAACTGGTGGGTGGGTTTTTTATCATCGAAAAATGCCAACGATTGCGCGTGAAGATCGGTGGAAATTTTCGGCGATTGTCCTTTTTCATATTTATGCAGCCTACGTTTTAGATTTATGGGCGCTGCAAGGTCTCACATCATTTAAATCTTCGTTCTTTTTTAATCTTTCTCCTTTTATTACCGCTTTGCTTTCGTACTATTTGTTTTCAGAACGCCTAACAGTAAAAAAATGGCTCGGATTGACCATCGGTATTCTAGGCTTCTTACCAGAACTTATTCAGCACATACCGCAAGAAGAACTTTTTGGTTCTGTTCTTTTCTTTTCACTTCCTGAAATTGCGATGTTGGGGGCCGTTGTCTCTTCTTGCTATGGATGGACTATCATGCGCGATTTAATGCAAACAAATCGTTACTCGCCTGTTGAAATAAATGGCATCGGAATGCTTGGCGGTGGGGCGCTCGCATTATTAACGTCTCTTATTTTTGAAGGATGGCAACCATTGCCCGTATCAAGCTGGGGCCCATTTATTGCTCTCACGGCAACGATTATTGTTATCGTTAACGGTATTTTTTATAACTGGTACGGATCGCTTTTGAAAATCTATACGGCGACATTTCTTTCATTTGCAGGATTTCTCTGTCCGCTCTTTGCAGCACTTTTTGGTGTTGTCTTCTTGCATGAGCAGTTGACGTGGACGTTCTTCTTTTCCTCGGCAGTCGTCGTAGTCGGATTGTATCTTTTCTATCAAGAAGAGTTGCGAGAAGGTTTTACACGCATGAAACACAGGGATGCTGTGCCTTCAGTAACGCCATAA